A genome region from Parafrankia irregularis includes the following:
- a CDS encoding SDR family NAD(P)-dependent oxidoreductase produces the protein MNSRVAIVTGGGSGIGAAIARRLAADGLAVAVFDLNGATAEETAASIAAGGGRSLGLAVDVTDAAAVQAGVESVRGRLGRPVILVNNAGMTPHGPFLEITTDMWNRSLEVNLTSAFHCCQAVLPSMLDEGWGRIVNISSSSVNTGPPQLASYVAAKSGVVGLTKVLAREFGPRGITVNTIPPGFIDTPMLRQSEKGGLMRVEEQESATPVGRIGRPEDIAAACAFLVRDEAGYITGQVIGVNGGRNT, from the coding sequence GTGAACAGTCGCGTGGCCATCGTCACCGGTGGCGGATCGGGAATCGGCGCGGCGATCGCTCGCCGGCTGGCCGCGGACGGACTCGCGGTGGCGGTCTTCGATCTGAACGGCGCTACTGCCGAGGAGACCGCCGCCTCGATCGCGGCCGGCGGCGGCAGGTCCCTCGGCCTTGCTGTCGATGTGACGGACGCCGCCGCCGTCCAGGCCGGAGTCGAATCCGTGCGCGGCCGGCTCGGCCGGCCGGTGATTCTGGTCAACAATGCGGGGATGACGCCACATGGGCCGTTTCTGGAGATCACCACCGACATGTGGAACCGCTCTCTGGAAGTCAACCTGACAAGCGCCTTCCACTGCTGCCAGGCCGTGCTGCCCAGCATGCTCGACGAGGGATGGGGGCGCATCGTCAACATATCCTCGTCGAGTGTCAACACCGGGCCGCCGCAGCTCGCCTCCTATGTTGCTGCCAAGTCAGGTGTCGTCGGCCTCACGAAGGTCCTCGCTCGCGAGTTCGGTCCGAGGGGCATCACGGTCAACACCATTCCGCCGGGCTTTATCGACACTCCCATGCTGCGCCAGTCCGAGAAAGGCGGGCTCATGCGCGTCGAGGAGCAGGAATCCGCCACGCCGGTCGGCCGCATCGGCCGACCGGAGGACATAGCAGCTGCCTGCGCATTCCTTGTCCGCGACGAGGCCGGCTACATCACAGGCCAGGTGATCGGAGTCAACGGGGGCCGCAACACCTGA
- a CDS encoding MaoC family dehydratase translates to MSGQSTTAPTDADSVGARLDLSDVDHRVGQLVGGGQLWDPCSASDIRRWVMAMDYPNPLHWDEEFARGSRYGGIIAPQSMAVALDFGHGAQPACVGHIPGSHLIFGGEEWWFYGARVHVGDQLFQQRRFHDYKVVETKFAGPTMFSRGDTIHTNQRGTLVARERSTAIRYLAAEAERRGMYDKQLGAVRSWTAEELAEIEKVRHGWILSNRLGVSPRFDDVEVGARLPRRVIGPHSIASFTTEYRAFVFGIWGTAHWVAPPGVEDPWINQDPGWVDGFGFDEEGARIDPRLRDGLYVGPSRGHVDADKASEIGMSRAYGYGATMGAWCTDYLAYWAGVDGMVRHTRANFRAPAFEGDVTYFDAEVVGKETDSVWGAPLVHIRLRLVNQDGQVLVDCTAEVELPAGPGRGAGQ, encoded by the coding sequence ATGAGTGGACAGAGCACGACGGCACCGACAGACGCGGACTCGGTGGGAGCCAGGCTCGACCTGTCCGACGTCGACCATCGCGTGGGCCAGCTGGTCGGCGGCGGGCAGCTGTGGGATCCCTGCAGTGCCTCGGACATCCGTCGCTGGGTGATGGCTATGGACTACCCGAACCCTCTGCACTGGGACGAGGAGTTCGCCCGCGGGTCGAGATACGGCGGCATCATCGCGCCTCAGTCCATGGCGGTCGCGCTGGACTTCGGGCATGGCGCCCAGCCGGCCTGCGTGGGCCACATCCCCGGTAGCCATCTCATCTTCGGTGGTGAGGAGTGGTGGTTCTACGGCGCGCGGGTGCATGTGGGCGACCAGCTCTTCCAACAACGGCGCTTCCACGACTACAAGGTGGTCGAGACGAAGTTCGCCGGACCCACGATGTTCTCCCGCGGTGACACGATCCACACCAACCAGCGCGGCACGCTGGTGGCGCGCGAGCGCTCGACGGCGATCCGTTACCTGGCGGCGGAGGCGGAACGCCGTGGCATGTACGACAAGCAGCTCGGTGCGGTGAGGAGCTGGACCGCCGAGGAGCTCGCGGAGATCGAAAAGGTCCGCCACGGCTGGATACTGTCGAACCGCCTGGGCGTCTCGCCGCGGTTCGACGATGTGGAAGTCGGCGCCAGGCTGCCGCGTCGAGTGATCGGCCCGCACAGCATCGCGAGTTTCACCACCGAGTACCGCGCGTTTGTCTTCGGCATCTGGGGCACGGCGCACTGGGTGGCACCGCCGGGCGTCGAGGATCCATGGATCAATCAGGACCCGGGCTGGGTGGACGGGTTCGGCTTCGACGAGGAAGGCGCCCGGATCGACCCGCGGCTGCGCGACGGCCTCTATGTCGGCCCGTCACGTGGCCATGTCGACGCGGACAAAGCCAGCGAGATCGGCATGTCCCGTGCCTACGGGTACGGCGCGACGATGGGCGCCTGGTGCACCGACTACCTCGCCTACTGGGCTGGCGTCGATGGCATGGTGCGCCATACCAGGGCGAACTTCCGTGCTCCTGCCTTCGAGGGAGACGTCACCTACTTCGACGCCGAAGTCGTCGGTAAGGAAACCGACTCGGTCTGGGGTGCCCCGCTCGTCCACATCAGGCTGCGGCTCGTGAATCAGGACGGACAGGTTCTGGTGGACTGTACGGCCGAGGTCGAGCTGCCGGCCGGCCCCGGCAGGGGAGCCGGTCAGTGA
- a CDS encoding flavin-containing monooxygenase, with the protein MQTCAPTETPEVDQAALREKYLTERDKRLRPEGQKQYLEAEGAFEEFYEADPYTPVVPRPPVSADIDVAILGGGFAGLITATRLRQAGVTDLRILEFGGDFGGAWYWNRYPGIQVDSDSYCYLPLLEETGYIPTQKYTFGDEVREHCQRIGRHFGLYENAMFSTLIRSLAWDASTSRWRIGTNRGDDIRARFVVMCQGPFNRPKLPGIPGISDFEGHTIHTARWDYSYTGGDVHGGLDRLATKRVAVIGTGASGVQVVPHLARAAEHLYVFQRTASSIDQRGNAATDPEWVRTLRPGWQRERQRSFHTAAYEAFGPGQPDLVCDGWTEISRNLQAHLDATDGWAALADPAAFLALRETVDYQVMERLRQRVEAIVEDPVTAEALKPYYRFLCKRPCFNDDYLPTFNLPNVTLVDVSSTKGVERITPKGVIAHGIEHEVDCIVFASGFEITTDLDRRLAIHPFTGRDGLSLYDHWAKGYRTLHGITSHGFPNLMFTGYIQGGITASVTSMFEQQADHIAYIIAEALARGVSTVEPTAEAQDEWVATIRATAIDNTTFVRECTPGYYNNEGEQEIRSVLGDPYWPGFYAMEDLLRAWRETGELTGLALGR; encoded by the coding sequence ATGCAGACCTGCGCACCGACCGAGACGCCCGAGGTCGACCAAGCGGCTCTCCGGGAGAAATACCTGACCGAGCGCGACAAGCGGCTTCGCCCGGAGGGACAGAAGCAGTACCTGGAAGCCGAAGGCGCATTCGAGGAGTTCTACGAGGCCGACCCGTACACGCCGGTCGTGCCGCGCCCGCCGGTCTCCGCGGATATCGACGTGGCGATCCTCGGCGGCGGGTTCGCCGGCCTCATCACCGCGACCAGGCTCAGGCAGGCCGGGGTGACCGATCTGAGAATCCTCGAGTTCGGCGGCGACTTCGGCGGAGCCTGGTACTGGAACCGCTACCCCGGCATCCAGGTCGACTCGGACAGCTACTGCTACCTGCCGCTACTGGAGGAGACCGGGTACATCCCCACCCAGAAGTACACCTTCGGCGACGAGGTCCGCGAACACTGTCAGCGCATCGGCCGGCACTTCGGCCTTTATGAGAACGCCATGTTCAGCACACTCATCCGGTCGCTCGCGTGGGACGCCTCAACCAGCCGCTGGAGGATCGGCACCAATCGGGGCGACGACATCCGGGCCCGTTTCGTCGTCATGTGCCAGGGGCCGTTCAACCGGCCCAAGTTACCCGGAATACCGGGCATCTCCGACTTCGAAGGCCACACGATCCACACGGCCAGATGGGACTACTCCTACACCGGCGGCGACGTCCACGGCGGTCTCGACAGGCTCGCCACGAAGCGGGTGGCGGTGATCGGTACGGGCGCCAGCGGTGTCCAGGTGGTTCCGCATCTCGCCCGCGCCGCCGAGCACCTCTATGTCTTCCAGCGCACGGCGTCCTCCATCGATCAACGCGGCAACGCGGCGACCGATCCCGAATGGGTGCGGACGTTACGCCCTGGCTGGCAGCGGGAGCGGCAGCGCAGCTTCCACACGGCTGCCTACGAGGCGTTCGGCCCAGGCCAGCCCGACCTCGTCTGCGACGGGTGGACCGAGATCAGCCGCAACCTGCAGGCGCATCTGGATGCCACCGACGGGTGGGCGGCCCTCGCCGACCCGGCGGCGTTCCTCGCACTGCGCGAGACGGTGGACTACCAGGTGATGGAGAGGCTACGCCAGCGCGTCGAGGCCATCGTCGAGGATCCGGTGACGGCCGAGGCCCTGAAGCCCTACTACCGCTTTCTGTGCAAGCGGCCGTGCTTCAACGACGACTATCTGCCAACCTTCAATCTGCCGAACGTCACCCTGGTCGACGTGTCGAGCACGAAGGGCGTCGAACGGATCACCCCGAAGGGTGTCATCGCACACGGGATCGAGCACGAGGTCGACTGCATCGTCTTCGCGAGCGGTTTCGAGATCACCACCGATCTCGACCGGCGTCTTGCCATCCACCCGTTCACGGGACGCGACGGCCTTTCACTCTATGACCACTGGGCGAAGGGCTACCGCACTCTGCACGGTATCACCAGCCACGGCTTCCCCAACCTCATGTTCACCGGGTACATCCAGGGCGGTATCACCGCCAGCGTCACCTCCATGTTCGAGCAGCAGGCCGACCACATCGCCTACATCATCGCCGAGGCCCTTGCCCGCGGCGTCAGCACCGTCGAGCCCACCGCCGAAGCCCAGGACGAATGGGTCGCCACCATCCGGGCGACCGCGATCGACAACACCACCTTCGTTCGGGAATGCACGCCCGGCTACTACAACAACGAGGGTGAACAGGAGATTCGTTCGGTCCTCGGCGATCCCTACTGGCCCGGTTTCTACGCCATGGAGGACCTGCTGCGGGCCTGGCGTGAAACGGGCGAGCTGACCGGCCTCGCGCTGGGCCGATGA
- a CDS encoding thiamine pyrophosphate-binding protein yields the protein MPVKVYERILDLFEAEGINTIFGIPDPNFVHLFHLAEERGWNVVAPHHEESAGFMAEAVSRMTGKPAVCIGTLGPGVANLAGAMMCAKVENSPVIFLGGQRARITEQRVRRGRIQFVKQAELFAPSVKYCASIEFADQTDEVIREGLRRALSGTPGPVYIEYPSHVIQEELDVPPALPPQGYRLVGQTAGPDGIAEAVRLIGAARLPVLLVGHGVHTSRAGASVKALADLMACPVIQTSGGTSYIDGLEDRTFPYGFSASAVEAVVKSDLCLAIGTELGEPVHHGRGRHWAPNDADRKWIMVEQDPLAIGVNRSYDVPLVGDLRAIVPQLVEALASAPRTPPPDLAGWIRRDAERLAQLAESAPSGMSPVHPARLIVEATRAFPADGIMVRDGGATTIFGWTYSQAKPHDVMWNQNFGHLGTGLPYAVGASVADGRRRPVMLITGDSAFQFQIAELETAARLNLPLVCVVAVDHAWGLEVGVYKRTFGQGSLETGTHWSTNTRLDKVAEGFGCHGEYVERDEEIAPAIKRAYASGRPGVIHVRVDPKANSEEMPNYGEYATWATEGAH from the coding sequence ATGCCGGTGAAGGTCTACGAGCGGATCCTGGACCTGTTCGAAGCCGAGGGCATCAACACCATCTTCGGCATTCCCGACCCGAACTTCGTGCACCTGTTCCACCTTGCCGAGGAGCGCGGCTGGAACGTTGTGGCGCCGCATCATGAGGAGTCGGCCGGGTTCATGGCCGAGGCGGTGTCCCGGATGACCGGGAAGCCGGCCGTCTGTATCGGCACGCTCGGCCCGGGGGTGGCGAACCTGGCCGGCGCGATGATGTGCGCCAAGGTCGAGAACTCACCGGTCATCTTCCTCGGCGGGCAGCGTGCCCGAATCACCGAGCAGCGGGTCCGCCGTGGCCGGATCCAGTTCGTGAAGCAGGCCGAGCTGTTCGCGCCGTCGGTGAAGTACTGCGCCAGTATCGAGTTCGCCGACCAGACCGACGAGGTGATCCGGGAGGGCCTGCGCAGGGCGCTGTCCGGGACACCGGGCCCGGTCTACATCGAGTACCCCTCGCACGTCATCCAGGAGGAGCTCGACGTTCCGCCGGCGCTGCCGCCGCAGGGCTACCGGCTGGTAGGCCAGACCGCCGGCCCGGACGGGATCGCCGAGGCGGTGCGACTGATCGGCGCGGCCAGGCTGCCGGTGCTGTTGGTCGGCCACGGCGTCCACACCTCCCGGGCAGGCGCGTCGGTGAAGGCACTGGCGGACCTGATGGCCTGCCCGGTCATCCAGACCTCCGGCGGCACTTCCTACATCGACGGACTGGAGGACCGCACCTTCCCGTACGGCTTCTCCGCCTCCGCGGTCGAGGCGGTGGTGAAGTCGGATCTGTGCCTGGCGATCGGCACCGAACTGGGTGAGCCGGTGCACCACGGCCGGGGCCGGCACTGGGCCCCGAACGACGCCGACCGGAAATGGATCATGGTGGAGCAGGACCCGCTGGCGATCGGGGTGAACCGCTCGTACGACGTGCCGCTGGTCGGGGACCTGCGGGCGATCGTCCCGCAGCTGGTCGAGGCGCTCGCCAGCGCCCCGCGCACACCGCCGCCCGATCTGGCGGGCTGGATCAGAAGGGACGCCGAGCGGCTGGCCCAGCTGGCCGAGAGCGCGCCGTCGGGCATGTCGCCGGTACATCCGGCCCGGCTGATCGTCGAGGCGACCAGGGCCTTCCCCGCGGACGGCATCATGGTCCGCGACGGCGGCGCCACGACGATCTTCGGCTGGACGTACTCGCAGGCGAAGCCGCACGACGTGATGTGGAACCAGAACTTCGGCCACCTCGGCACCGGGCTGCCCTACGCCGTCGGCGCCTCGGTGGCCGACGGCCGCAGGCGCCCGGTGATGCTGATCACCGGCGACTCGGCGTTCCAGTTCCAGATCGCCGAGCTGGAGACCGCCGCCCGGCTGAACCTGCCGCTGGTCTGCGTCGTCGCCGTCGACCACGCCTGGGGCCTGGAGGTCGGCGTCTACAAGCGGACCTTCGGCCAGGGCTCGCTGGAGACCGGCACCCACTGGAGCACGAACACCCGCCTCGACAAGGTCGCCGAGGGCTTCGGCTGCCACGGCGAGTACGTCGAGCGCGACGAGGAGATCGCCCCGGCCATCAAGCGCGCCTACGCCAGCGGCCGGCCCGGCGTCATCCATGTCAGGGTCGACCCGAAAGCGAACTCCGAGGAGATGCCGAACTACGGCGAGTACGCGACGTGGGCAACGGAAGGTGCACATTGA
- a CDS encoding SDR family NAD(P)-dependent oxidoreductase, producing MTAPPFSYVDRRVLVVGGGRGIGRAVALALARAGADVAVAARGREQLDAVVAEIQALGRQAWALPVDLTEPGAPGDLVERALAALGRIDVLINSAGDTGRLERGTFNVTTDDFDHVFGLHVRAALMTSIRAAESMRDRGIAGAILTITSVGGCFPSPGAVLYGAAKAALNHITSTLGMEFGTHGIRVNAIAPGPVETELIADRLTTSEDRAAMASFYPLNRIGHVDDVASAALYLCSAEASWLSGVTLLLNGGQHASSGMFRWPRTHNPVPPGRRI from the coding sequence TTGACAGCCCCACCGTTCTCCTACGTCGACCGCCGGGTCCTCGTCGTGGGCGGCGGGCGGGGCATCGGGCGGGCGGTAGCCCTGGCCCTGGCACGGGCCGGGGCGGATGTCGCGGTCGCTGCCCGCGGCCGTGAGCAGCTCGATGCGGTTGTCGCGGAGATCCAGGCACTGGGGCGGCAGGCATGGGCGTTACCCGTCGATCTGACCGAGCCCGGCGCGCCGGGCGACCTTGTCGAGCGCGCCCTCGCCGCGCTCGGCAGGATCGACGTCCTGATCAACTCGGCCGGCGACACCGGTCGCCTCGAACGTGGGACCTTCAACGTCACCACCGACGACTTCGACCACGTCTTCGGGCTGCATGTTCGCGCCGCGCTGATGACCTCCATCCGCGCCGCCGAGTCGATGAGGGACCGCGGCATCGCGGGCGCGATCCTCACCATCACCTCGGTCGGCGGATGTTTCCCGTCACCTGGGGCAGTGCTGTACGGGGCCGCGAAGGCGGCTCTCAACCACATCACGTCGACACTGGGCATGGAGTTCGGAACACACGGGATCAGGGTGAACGCGATCGCTCCGGGCCCGGTCGAGACCGAGCTCATCGCCGACCGGCTCACCACCTCCGAGGACCGGGCCGCGATGGCGTCCTTCTATCCACTCAATCGGATCGGGCACGTGGACGACGTCGCCTCGGCGGCGCTCTACCTCTGCTCGGCAGAGGCGTCATGGCTGTCGGGTGTGACCCTCCTGCTCAACGGCGGACAGCACGCGTCCAGCGGCATGTTCCGCTGGCCACGGACCCACAACCCGGTACCGCCGGGGCGGCGCATCTGA